The genome window AAGCGAACGCTCAAACCAGGATTGAGCATTGACCAAGAGTGAAACTCTTCGAGCCTCGCTGAGCCAAAATTTTTCGTCGGGGGTCATCAACGTTCCCAGCATCGAGACTCAGCTTGCCTGGGAACTCAAGGGGAAATCCGAAGATACTCCGCAAAAAATATCTCAAGCTGGTTTTTCCAGCTTACCCGGCTTTACAAAAGCCAACACCAGCAGGAATAAATTGTAGATCGGGACAAAGAAGAAGATCGCGTGAATGTCGAGATCGCGCAGGCGCCGGATGACCTGCACAAGCGCGGTCCATGCCGTGATCGATCCAGTGATAATCGCGAAAAAGACGCCCACCTCCGTGAAGTGCAGAAACTTATAGCCCGCTTTAAACGCCAAGTAGGAAATCCCCGTGCCCACAAGCAAGACAATGACGAGACGAATTGCAAACGGCAGACGGGCCAGCGGCGTGCGTGTAGAGAAAAAGAAATCCATAGTCTTTAAATCGGTTTCCAACAGCTTATCTGATCTGCCCCTGAATCAAGGCAAAATATTCAGTGCGATCAATGGTCTCAGTTCGTTCTCTCTGCCATTAAGAGAAGGACTGTATCATTATATCCACAGCGGATGCTCCGTCCAGTTTTTCGTCAGACCCATTTTACCCAGCGCGTTGGGGCACTCGGGCAATTGGTTCATCACAAGGTTTTCGATACGATCTCGCCATCCAGCGACAAATACACGTTCAGCGTCACAGGAACTCAGAAGACAATTTTGCAAGAGCAAGCTCGCAAACAAGTTCCTGTTAGATGGGAGTAATGGCGATCGCCATGCCTTTCCGAAAGGCAACTGAGGTTTTACCGCCCAAATCTTATCCCATAGGCGTGCATGGTGTGCACAAATATTACGCACATATACAATGTGGTGAAGGCAGGAGATGAAAGTCTCTGGCTGCATACCGTAACGGTGAGCGACTCGCTTTTGGTCCTTTTTATGGAGACCTTTGAGCATCATTGAAAGACTACCAAAGGACAAAATCTCGGTGACTACCCAGATCGGAAGATTTGGATAATCTGAATATTTTCTTTCAAAGTGCCGAATGAATACTTCTTGTTAAGCCTCAGTTTGCTTGTGCAGCTTTTGTAGCCAATCCCGATGCCGAAACCTCTTATTAAAGTTTGAAGGATGAATATGCCCAAATGCTTCGTAGCTCTCACCAAACGTGAAGGCTATCGACGTTCTAACATCGAGCTCAATTACTTCCATAGCTTCATAGACCAGATCTCGTAGTGCGCGGTCGAATTCGTAAGCCCTACGGATTTGTAGGAATGTAGTGCCGTCAATATAGTGATGACGTTTGACTTCAAACGGTAGACCGTAACCACTGAACCGATAGTAATTCAAATGTCGCAGAAAATTCTCTGCCTCGGCTACATCTTCGATAATCAATCTCGCTAGTTGAAGCTTTTGAAGCTGCTCAGGAATAGACTTCCATAACTTGTTGTAGGCATCCTGCATGGCGCAGTAGAATTTAGAAAACTCTCTAGAAAGCGGACAAAAAAAAACGCG of Opitutales bacterium contains these proteins:
- a CDS encoding Abi family protein, which gives rise to MRHFERKYSDYPNLPIWVVTEILSFGSLSMMLKGLHKKDQKRVAHRYGMQPETFISCLHHIVYVRNICAHHARLWDKIWAVKPQLPFGKAWRSPLLPSNRNLFASLLLQNCLLSSCDAERVFVAGWRDRIENLVMNQLPECPNALGKMGLTKNWTEHPLWI
- a CDS encoding Abi family protein, with amino-acid sequence MQDAYNKLWKSIPEQLQKLQLARLIIEDVAEAENFLRHLNYYRFSGYGLPFEVKRHHYIDGTTFLQIRRAYEFDRALRDLVYEAMEVIELDVRTSIAFTFGESYEAFGHIHPSNFNKRFRHRDWLQKLHKQTEA